A segment of the Lineus longissimus chromosome 11, tnLinLong1.2, whole genome shotgun sequence genome:
GGTTGTCTGCGGTCCAGTCCGGTCCTATCTTCATCAGTGTATTGAACTGTTGTTTGGAGAAGACAAACATTGAGCCACGCCCAAGATACCTGGAAGTTAGACCAAATACCTACAGATCTTATGCcagacaatatacatgtaaggccTACCAGACAAgctgatacatgtatcatcgGAAGACTTTTGATAACGCTACAAAGTTTAAAACATAGCAGCAGATGAATTATTATCATTGAGATCTTACCCGTTGACCGATGTCACCGTCATGAACCAAGTGAGGACAGATTTGACTAGACTCTGCCATATTTGAGTGaagagccaatcagatttctcAAAACAGTTCTCAAGGAATTTTGTCGTTCCTTCATCTTGGTGACTCTGGTGAAATTTTAGACACAACTCCTCAGAAAGGCTGGCCTTGTTAACCTTATACCACTGCAAAGTGAgaaaacaacatacatgtaataacattGATTATAGACTGAGGGCTACAATGTGCATGTACCGTTGATTAAAAGAATAGGGCTCCACACTCATGATCTAACATAACAACACAGGCTACCCACACTTCGGACTAAATTCTACATTGTGCTCCGAGTCGCTGCACCATATTTTTCAGAGTTTGGCTGTCTTTTCGACATCTTTTCTGATGTATTTTCAGCCTGCGAGCAGAAACAGATACAGATATTGAGATAAGTACGAAACTGATAAcaaaagtacattttatacgacacttaaaggcctacaccgttcgttaaaaattttgaatttgaaattgaattaaaaaattaactggaccacaagtgattatgaatggtgtacccctttaagaactCCAGTCCCAGATAAGCTgatggtacggtttgcgcataactgaccaatcagccgACAGAGCCAGAAAATGATGTAAATCATAATCAGGTGTGctacgtcatttgctggctctgttagcttaATTAAGTGTCGTATGACTTATTATAACAGACAGGAACACGACATCACGATACATGGCTAGGGTATACAAGGAGTTTTAAAAATTCTTACAAAAGTATGATTGGATTCCCTATGCCGCTCATCATTGTTAATTCTGTTGTACATCGCTCTTGTAAGCGGACTCCGCAGCCGGAAAGCTGGTTCGAAGCCTTCATCTCTATCTCCCATCCTGCCAATCTTGTTGCTGTAGTGAGATCTGGCTGCAGGCTTGGTTTGGGGAAACCCCAACCTCTTCAAGAAACCAGATTCTTGGCCCTCCGACTTCGCCGCTGTTGCGGCCACAAAAACAAAAAGTATGCAGCTAATAGTACTCATACATACTCCTTACAACATTAAGTACTGATAAGatcagtttttgaaataaattaCACC
Coding sequences within it:
- the LOC135495907 gene encoding protein-L-histidine N-pros-methyltransferase-like isoform X1; translation: MSTISCILFVFVAATAAKSEGQESGFLKRLGFPQTKPAARSHYSNKIGRMGDRDEGFEPAFRLRSPLTRAMYNRINNDERHRESNHTFWYKVNKASLSEELCLKFHQSHQDEGTTKFLENCFEKSDWLFTQIWQSLVKSVLTWFMTVTSVNGYLGRGSMFVFSKQQFNTLMKIGPDWTADNLLDLGAGDGVVTENFAGHFKNVYTTEVSQPMVDRLKSRGYEVLGIEEWNENSVAYDVITCLNVLDRCDHPVTMLMDMLRVLKPDGRIIIAVVLPFSPYVEKGSNGNKPSENLPISGNTFEEQASSIVRDVFQPAGLELVSFTRLPYLCEGDINHSFYILNDAVFVLKPLFGS